A stretch of the Cyanobacteriota bacterium genome encodes the following:
- a CDS encoding carbon starvation protein A: protein MRADFLVALIMVIYLLGYFLYSSFLAKKIFKLDDSRKSPAHEFEDGDDFVPTRKWVLFGHHYASIAGVAPIIGPCIAVYWGWLPALTWVVLGNIFMGAVHDMGILFLSVRNKAQSLAEVAGQFLPKKSKIALLFIIVFLLWIVTAAFSVVIARLFVTYPSSVLPTIIASILALIMGQILYRSKLHALVPSLIALALLYASIPLGVKYPIDLTLWFEPGIATALWVLVLLVYAFIASVLPVWVLLQPRDYINSHQIIVGLGILVVGIFVTKPEMVAPMINFEAERSWFPFLFITVACGAISGAHGLVASGTTAKQINKESDIRPIAYGGMLLEGFLALLAVIAASAGFANNEGWCEHYGSWAHASRHGLDAFVQGSVSFMSHFNLGPEIAAAFIAVIIISFAATSLDTLFRIQRYMLEEISVLINFKPLGNRYIASLVAVLTVSMMVYSDGITKVEGAFTLWPLFGTTNQLLASLALMILALFLMELGSNNLYVLIPGIILTILTVIANTMGVMDFWHDANYLLAAFAVLVLFLQLYIVKDITRSLLTNETN, encoded by the coding sequence ATGCGTGCTGACTTCCTTGTAGCTTTAATAATGGTGATCTACCTACTAGGTTATTTCCTCTACTCATCTTTTCTTGCTAAAAAAATATTCAAACTAGACGACAGTCGTAAAAGCCCAGCTCATGAGTTTGAAGACGGTGATGATTTCGTGCCAACTCGCAAATGGGTTTTGTTCGGGCATCACTATGCCTCTATAGCTGGTGTCGCACCAATCATTGGTCCCTGTATTGCTGTCTATTGGGGCTGGCTACCAGCGCTCACCTGGGTGGTGCTAGGTAATATATTTATGGGTGCAGTTCATGACATGGGGATTTTGTTTCTCTCGGTGCGCAATAAGGCTCAGTCACTTGCTGAAGTTGCCGGGCAGTTTTTACCAAAGAAATCCAAAATCGCTTTATTGTTTATTATTGTTTTTCTGTTATGGATTGTGACGGCAGCTTTCTCGGTGGTGATAGCCAGACTTTTTGTGACTTATCCAAGTTCGGTTTTGCCTACTATCATCGCTTCGATTCTTGCACTTATTATGGGACAGATCTTGTACCGGTCCAAGCTGCACGCACTAGTGCCAAGTTTGATTGCGCTTGCTTTATTGTATGCAAGTATCCCGCTTGGAGTGAAGTATCCAATAGATTTGACTCTTTGGTTTGAACCGGGTATTGCCACTGCCCTTTGGGTTTTGGTTTTGCTTGTCTATGCATTTATTGCTTCAGTTTTGCCAGTTTGGGTTTTATTGCAGCCGCGCGATTATATCAACTCTCACCAGATTATTGTGGGACTCGGAATTCTTGTTGTTGGAATTTTTGTAACTAAGCCAGAGATGGTTGCGCCGATGATTAATTTTGAAGCCGAGCGTTCTTGGTTTCCGTTTTTGTTTATTACTGTTGCTTGCGGCGCGATAAGCGGCGCACATGGTTTGGTTGCAAGTGGTACTACCGCTAAGCAAATCAACAAAGAATCTGACATCCGTCCAATTGCTTATGGCGGCATGCTCTTAGAGGGCTTCCTTGCTTTGCTTGCGGTGATTGCAGCTAGTGCTGGTTTTGCAAACAATGAGGGTTGGTGCGAGCATTACGGTTCTTGGGCACATGCTTCTCGTCACGGGCTTGACGCTTTTGTGCAAGGCTCTGTGAGTTTTATGTCTCATTTTAATTTGGGTCCAGAAATTGCAGCAGCTTTTATTGCGGTGATTATAATTTCATTTGCTGCTACAAGTCTTGATACTTTATTTCGTATCCAAAGATATATGCTTGAAGAGATTTCAGTGCTGATTAATTTCAAACCATTGGGCAATCGTTATATTGCTTCTTTAGTTGCAGTGCTGACAGTCTCGATGATGGTCTACTCTGATGGCATTACCAAAGTCGAGGGCGCTTTTACTTTGTGGCCGCTCTTTGGAACTACTAATCAATTACTTGCTTCACTTGCTTTGATGATACTGGCGCTGTTTTTAATGGAGCTTGGCTCAAATAATCTCTATGTACTTATTCCAGGGATTATTCTTACGATACTTACGGTCATTGCAAACACGATGGGAGTGATGGATTTCTGGCACGACGCCAATTATTTACTGGCAGCTTTTGCTGTTTTGGTTTTATTTTTGCAGTTGTATATTGTTAAAGACATTACTAGGAGTTTGTTGACAAATGAAACAAATTAG
- a CDS encoding bile acid:sodium symporter family protein yields the protein MKQISQLASRNFFILIIIFATLGLFQAQWQQDLQQYIEHMLGLVIFAMALTLSFGDFAKVFKQPHRLALGVAAQYLIMPLAAFLIARLVGLSAELAVGLVLVGSCPGGTVSNVLVYIAKADLPLSVSMTFTSTLLAPLMLPLMMWLYASQWIEVDTWALFWAAIKIVLIPLVLGLSTKVLIKNQEARLEPIVSLSSVLLVCIIIMIMVAVGSPRVMMLENIQAHLLQVMLAVFLLTAVGMLAGYYLPKLVDTNLNNKQLRAIAIEVSMQNSGLASVLALVHFGPLAVVPAIFAATWNCIAGSLLANYWARTSLATHPKPLEH from the coding sequence ATGAAACAAATTAGTCAATTGGCTTCTCGCAATTTCTTCATCCTCATAATTATTTTTGCCACTCTTGGTTTATTTCAAGCCCAGTGGCAACAGGATCTTCAACAATATATCGAGCATATGCTTGGTTTGGTGATTTTTGCAATGGCTTTGACTTTGAGCTTTGGCGATTTTGCCAAAGTTTTTAAGCAGCCTCATCGTTTAGCACTTGGAGTTGCAGCTCAGTATTTAATCATGCCTCTTGCAGCTTTTTTGATCGCAAGACTAGTCGGACTATCAGCGGAACTTGCTGTAGGATTGGTTTTGGTAGGTTCTTGCCCAGGCGGTACGGTTTCTAATGTACTTGTGTATATCGCCAAGGCTGATTTACCACTTTCTGTTTCAATGACTTTCACGTCGACCTTGCTTGCACCATTGATGTTGCCATTAATGATGTGGCTTTATGCATCGCAATGGATAGAAGTGGATACTTGGGCTTTGTTTTGGGCAGCAATCAAAATAGTTTTGATTCCGTTAGTTTTAGGCTTGAGTACAAAAGTTTTAATTAAAAACCAAGAAGCGCGACTAGAGCCCATCGTCTCACTTAGTTCAGTCTTACTTGTTTGCATCATTATTATGATCATGGTTGCCGTTGGCAGCCCGCGGGTGATGATGCTTGAAAATATACAAGCGCATTTGCTTCAGGTTATGCTTGCGGTATTTTTACTGACTGCTGTTGGTATGCTCGCTGGTTACTATTTACCAAAACTAGTTGACACAAATTTAAACAACAAACAACTTAGAGCAATAGCAATTGAAGTTTCTATGCAAAACTCGGGTCTCGCTTCGGTACTTGCCCTAGTGCATTTTGGTCCACTGGCAGTCGTACCAGCTATTTTTGCTGCTACTTGGAACTGTATCGCTGGTTCGCTTTTGGCTAATTATTGGGCACGAACTTCTCTTGCAACTCATCCAAAACCTCTTGAGCACTAG
- a CDS encoding extracellular solute-binding protein, which yields MHKNTTLYIFVFLCIAALPFVFAKKKKDDANKVVFWQYWSGTEKKPLEDLVAKFNSEDHDFEVEMLSISMPRKKILMAIAAGVPPDLIHIDGDMVIDLGLRGGLLDLGNVDKEDYIPIYLEMLNVNAKQYAMPLMPTCDAMHINKGLLDQYGLAIPKTLDDIVAAFDKMNSSDEIGWLPSWPPWAGKFIVSSFGGSWGNANGVTANLPENIAAWTWVQDNFASKIPRDKLAAFTEGFHAYQSPDNPFYSGRIAIENSGVWEHRLTGIFAPKMEVVVTPFPTFVEGRRVVAERRRTGATLVNIDALAIPLKAKHPKEAQEFIKWLHKQENLEYLALAQGKFTPLKNHSAEFFSRHENPYINIFIELSNSPNASYFPQVAFANRYKREINAAYLKMLRMEASAQEVLDELQEKFVPNN from the coding sequence TTGCATAAAAACACTACATTATATATATTTGTATTCTTGTGCATCGCTGCGCTACCTTTTGTTTTTGCAAAAAAGAAGAAGGATGATGCTAACAAAGTAGTCTTTTGGCAATATTGGAGCGGTACTGAAAAAAAACCACTTGAAGATCTGGTGGCAAAATTCAACTCAGAAGATCATGACTTTGAAGTTGAGATGCTGAGCATTTCGATGCCACGCAAAAAAATCCTAATGGCGATTGCAGCTGGCGTGCCGCCTGACTTGATTCATATTGATGGAGATATGGTTATTGATCTTGGCTTGCGCGGAGGCTTACTGGACTTGGGGAATGTGGACAAGGAGGATTATATTCCAATCTATCTAGAGATGCTTAATGTCAATGCTAAGCAGTATGCAATGCCTTTGATGCCAACTTGTGACGCGATGCATATTAATAAAGGATTGCTCGATCAGTATGGCTTAGCAATTCCAAAAACACTTGATGATATAGTTGCAGCTTTTGACAAAATGAATTCTTCAGATGAAATCGGCTGGCTGCCGAGCTGGCCTCCTTGGGCTGGCAAGTTCATTGTTAGTAGCTTTGGTGGCAGTTGGGGCAACGCTAATGGCGTGACGGCAAACTTGCCAGAAAATATCGCAGCATGGACTTGGGTGCAGGACAACTTTGCAAGTAAAATTCCGCGCGATAAATTAGCAGCATTTACCGAGGGCTTCCATGCTTATCAAAGTCCTGACAATCCATTTTATTCAGGACGCATAGCAATTGAAAACAGTGGTGTCTGGGAGCATAGACTTACTGGGATTTTTGCGCCGAAGATGGAAGTGGTTGTTACGCCGTTTCCGACCTTCGTAGAAGGTCGTCGCGTCGTAGCAGAGCGAAGACGGACCGGAGCAACTCTAGTAAACATCGACGCCCTTGCCATCCCTCTTAAAGCCAAACACCCCAAAGAAGCGCAAGAGTTTATCAAATGGCTACATAAACAAGAGAACCTAGAATATCTAGCTCTTGCTCAAGGCAAATTCACGCCGCTTAAAAATCATTCAGCTGAATTTTTTAGCCGACATGAAAATCCTTATATCAATATTTTTATTGAATTATCAAATAGTCCAAATGCAAGTTATTTTCCGCAAGTCGCTTTTGCAAATCGTTACAAAAGAGAAATCAATGCTGCTTACTTGAAGATGCTCAGGATGGAAGCTAGTGCTCAAGAGGTTTTGGATGAGTTGCAAGAGAAGTTCGTGCCCAATAATTAG
- a CDS encoding Fic family protein, protein MVLSTEPSQELLVELHNLQADLIKACNLIEESSEAEKFYLNHQALISNIGSSTRIENAVLTDNQIEWIDTQLQEDAKTTAFEEKKSFILDKLSKDRERSLEEVIGCKEILEVVFQQFRELYPLTETIVWGLHYKLLQHYPKAQHFAGQYKSSENKVISHNHDTGENRTVLEPASPGIITETAMVELVRWYNLHIKEYPWTILFSTEFVFRFLAIHPFQDGNGRLGRALFLLSLLQSPNKYLATVVSYISIDRQIEKNKTQYYKVLQQSSLGKFYADPQRYNLDSLHWFFIKIIKSAIADVHFYHAKYQKLQKLSESATTVLISFKNNPKPKLKISDLELDIDLPRRTIQRSLKTLTDKEFIQKLGAGSDTKYQLVF, encoded by the coding sequence ATGGTACTCAGCACTGAACCAAGTCAAGAATTATTAGTAGAATTGCACAATTTGCAAGCTGATTTAATTAAGGCCTGCAATCTAATTGAGGAGTCTAGTGAAGCGGAAAAGTTTTACTTAAATCATCAAGCCCTGATTAGCAATATCGGTAGCTCAACAAGAATAGAAAATGCGGTACTCACCGATAATCAAATTGAATGGATAGACACCCAATTACAAGAAGATGCTAAGACTACTGCTTTTGAAGAAAAGAAATCCTTTATCTTAGACAAGCTCTCCAAAGACAGGGAGAGAAGTCTTGAAGAGGTAATTGGTTGTAAAGAAATATTAGAAGTCGTATTTCAACAATTCCGCGAATTGTATCCATTGACTGAAACTATTGTCTGGGGCTTACACTATAAATTATTACAACATTATCCCAAAGCTCAGCACTTCGCTGGTCAGTATAAAAGCTCAGAGAATAAAGTTATTTCTCACAATCATGATACTGGTGAGAACAGGACGGTGCTGGAACCTGCTAGCCCAGGTATTATCACTGAAACAGCGATGGTGGAACTTGTAAGATGGTATAACCTGCATATTAAAGAGTATCCATGGACAATTCTTTTTAGTACTGAGTTTGTTTTTCGTTTTCTTGCGATTCATCCGTTTCAAGATGGTAATGGCAGGCTCGGGCGTGCTTTGTTTTTGCTTAGTCTCTTGCAATCTCCCAATAAATATTTAGCAACAGTCGTTAGCTATATCTCAATTGATCGTCAAATTGAAAAAAACAAGACCCAATACTACAAAGTATTGCAACAAAGCTCCTTGGGTAAGTTTTATGCCGATCCTCAGCGTTATAACTTGGATTCTTTGCATTGGTTTTTTATCAAAATTATTAAATCAGCTATTGCCGATGTACATTTCTACCATGCTAAATACCAAAAGCTCCAAAAACTAAGTGAGTCAGCAACGACTGTGCTCATTAGCTTTAAAAACAATCCAAAGCCAAAATTAAAAATCTCAGATCTTGAACTAGACATAGACTTGCCTCGCAGAACGATACAAAGATCCCTAAAGACCTTAACGGACAAAGAATTTATACAGAAACTAGGAGCTGGTTCTGATACTAAGTATCAACTTGTTTTTTAA